In a single window of the Callithrix jacchus isolate 240 chromosome 1, calJac240_pri, whole genome shotgun sequence genome:
- the TLR4 gene encoding toll-like receptor 4 isoform X3: MPLLNLSLDLSLNPINFIQPGAFKEIRLRKLTLRNNFDSLNVMKTCIRGLAGLEVHRLVLGEFRNERNIEDFDKSALEGLCNLSIKEFRLAHLDDFPDDIIDLFNCLANVSSFSLVSVYIKRIEDFSYNFRWQHLELVNCKFEQFPPLELKSLKRLTFTANKGGNPFSEVDLPSLEFLDLSRNGLSFKGCCSQSDFGTTSLKYLDLSFNDVITMGSNFLGLEQLEHLDFQHSNLKQMSEFSVFLSLRNLIYLDISHTHTRVAFNGIFNGLFSLKVLKMAGNSFQKNFLPDIFTDLNNLIFLDLSECQLEQVSPTAFDSLPRLQVLNMSHNNFFALDTFPYKHLYSLQVLDYSLNHIGTSKNQELQRFPSSLAFLNLTQNDFACTCEHQSFLQWIKDQRRLLVKVEQMECASPLNRKGIPVLSLNITCQMSKTIIGVSVLSVFVVSVVALLVYKFYFHLMLLAGCIKYGRGENTYDAFVIYSSQDEDWVRNELVKNLEEGVPPFHLCLHYRDFIPGVAIAANIIHEGFHKSRKVIVVVSQHFIQSRWCIFEYEIAQTWQFLSSRAGIIFIVLQKVEKSLLRQQVELYRLLSRNTYLEWEDSVLGRHIFWRRLRKALLNGRPWSPEGAVGAGCN; encoded by the coding sequence ATGCCCCTACTCAATCTCTCTTTAGACCTGTCCCTGAACCCTATAAACTTTATTCAACCAGGTGCATTTAAAGAAATTAGGCTCCGTAAGCTGACtttgagaaataattttgatAGTTTAAATGTAATGAAAACTTGCATTCGAGGTCTGGCTGGGTTAGAAGTCCATCGTCTGGTTCTGGGagaatttagaaatgaaagaaatattgaaGACTTTGACAAATCTGCTCTGGAGGGCCTGTGCAATTTGAGCATCAAAGAATTCCGATTAGCACACTTAGATGACTTTCCGGATGATATTATTGACTTATTTAATTGTTTGgcaaatgtttcttcattttccctGGTGAGTGTGTATATTAAAAGAATAGAAGACTTTTCTTATAATTTCAGATGGCAACATTTAGAGTTAGTCAATTGTAAATTTGAACAGTTTCCTCCACTGGAACTCAAATCTCTCAAAAGGCTTACTTTCACTGCCAACAAAGGTGGGAATCCTTTTTCAGAAGTTGATCTGCCAAGCCTTGAGTTTCTAGATCTCAGTAGAAATGGCTTGAGTTTCAAAGGTTGCTGTTCTCAATCTGATTTTGGGACAACCAGCCTAAAGTATTTAGATCTGAGCTTCAATGATGTTATTACCATGGGGTCAAACTTCTTGGGCTTAGAACAACTAGAACACCTGGATTTCCAGCATTCCAATTTGAAACAAATGAGCGAGTTTTCAGTATTCCTATCACTCAGAAACCTCATTTACCTTGACATTTCTCATACTCACACCAGAGTTGCTTTCAATGGCATCTTTAATGGCTTGTTCAGTCTCAAAGTCTTGAAAATGGCTGGAAATTCTTTCCAGAAAAACTTCCTTCCAGATATCTTCACAGATCTGAATAACTTGATATTCCTGGACCTCTCTGAGTGTCAACTGGAGCAGGTGTCTCCAACAGCATTTGACTCACTTCCCAGACTTCAGGTACTAAATATGAGCCACAACAACTTCTTTGCATTGGATACATTTCCTTATAAGCATCTCTACTCCCTCCAGGTTCTGGATTACAGTCTCAATCACATAGGGACTTCCAAAAATCAGGAACTACAGCGTTTTCCAAGTAGTCTAGCTTTCCTAAATCTTACTCAAAATGACTTTGCTTGTACTTGTGAACACCAGAGTTTCCTGCAGTGGATCAAGGACCAGAGGCGGCTCTTGGTGAAAGTTGAACAAATGGAATGTGCATCTCCTTTAAATAGGAAGGGCATACCTGTGCTGAGTTTGAATATCACCTGTCAGATGAGTAAGACCATCATTGGTGTGTCAGTGCTCAGTGTGTTTGTGGTATCTGTTGTAGCACTTTTGGTCTATAAGTTCTATTTTCACCTGATGCTTCTTGCTGGCTGCATAAAGTATGGTAGAGGTGAAAACACCTATGATGCCTTTGTTATCTACTCAAGCCAGGATGAGGACTGGGTAAGGAATGAACTAGTAAAGAATTTAGAAGAAGGGGTGCCTCCCTTTCATCTCTGCCTTCACTACAGAGACTTTATTCCTGGTGTGGCCATTGCTGCCAACATCATCCATGAAGGTTTCCATAAAAGCCGAAAGGTGATTGTTGTGGTATCCCAGCACTTCATCCAGAGCCGCTGGTGTATCTTTGAATATGAGATTGCTCAGACCTGGCAGTTTCTGAGCAGTCGTGCTGGTATCATCTTCATTGTCCTGCAGAAGGTGGAGAAGTCCCTGCTCAGGCAGCAGGTGGAGCTGTACCGCCTTCTCAGCAGGAACACTTACCTGGAATGGGAGGACAGTGTCCTGGGGAGGCACATCTTCTGGAGACGACTCAGAAAAGCCCTGCTAAATGGTAGACCGTGGAGTCCAGAAGGAGCAGTGGGTGCAGGATGCAATTAG